The Aminiphilus circumscriptus DSM 16581 genome contains a region encoding:
- a CDS encoding replication-associated recombination protein A — translation MRPTSLDDYVGQEHLVGAETPLGRLLRSGNVPSCILYGPPGVGKTTLVRLMATATERDLLEINAVTAKVTELRDLVAEARRRKHARKGRMPLVFVDEIYHFNKQQQNALLPSVESGDLILVGTTTENPFFEINKTLLSRMLVFELRPLGQESLEALLGRALRDRERGLGMLELTPEEDVLGMIAQGAGGDARQALMRLEAVANAVAAGGGSRITAQAVAALLPKALQRFDRKGDDHYMVISALIKSMRGSDPDAAIYWLARLIAAGEDPRFVARRLLIFAAEDVGLADPQALLLAAAASYAADMTGFPEARIILAEAVIYLASAPKSNSAYQAVNTALASLEKGNVQEVPEHLRPHGSGYVYPHDDPRHWVPQNYMDRLLRSYFPGTLGAEREMGARLRGFWRRFRDEEP, via the coding sequence ATGCGTCCGACGAGTCTGGACGACTATGTCGGCCAGGAGCATCTCGTGGGCGCCGAAACACCCCTCGGAAGACTGCTCCGGAGCGGAAACGTGCCCAGTTGCATTCTCTACGGACCTCCTGGGGTGGGCAAGACCACGCTGGTGCGTCTCATGGCGACTGCGACGGAGCGGGATCTTCTGGAGATCAACGCCGTGACCGCCAAGGTGACGGAACTCCGTGATCTGGTTGCGGAAGCCCGCCGACGCAAGCACGCCCGCAAGGGGCGAATGCCTCTTGTCTTCGTGGATGAGATCTACCATTTCAACAAACAGCAGCAGAACGCCCTGCTTCCCTCCGTGGAGTCGGGAGATCTGATTCTCGTAGGAACCACCACGGAAAACCCTTTTTTCGAGATCAACAAGACCCTTCTCTCGCGCATGCTCGTCTTTGAATTGCGCCCCTTGGGGCAGGAGTCGCTCGAGGCTCTTCTCGGGCGCGCCCTGCGGGATCGTGAACGTGGGCTGGGCATGCTGGAGCTTACCCCGGAGGAGGATGTCCTCGGAATGATCGCTCAAGGAGCCGGGGGTGATGCGAGACAGGCGTTGATGCGTCTTGAGGCCGTGGCGAACGCCGTGGCCGCCGGAGGAGGATCTCGGATCACCGCCCAAGCGGTGGCAGCGCTTCTGCCCAAAGCGCTGCAGCGATTCGACCGCAAGGGAGACGACCATTACATGGTCATCTCCGCCCTCATCAAGAGCATGCGCGGCTCCGATCCCGACGCGGCGATCTATTGGCTGGCACGTCTCATCGCCGCGGGCGAGGATCCCCGTTTCGTCGCCAGACGTCTTCTTATCTTCGCCGCGGAGGACGTGGGGCTTGCCGATCCTCAGGCGCTTCTACTCGCCGCCGCTGCATCCTATGCGGCGGACATGACGGGGTTTCCCGAGGCCAGGATCATTCTCGCCGAGGCGGTGATCTATCTGGCCTCGGCGCCCAAGAGCAACAGCGCCTATCAGGCGGTGAACACCGCCTTGGCATCCCTGGAGAAGGGAAATGTTCAGGAAGTGCCCGAACACCTCCGTCCCCACGGATCGGGCTACGTCTATCCTCACGATGACCCGCGGCACTGGGTTCCCCAGAACTATATGGATCGTCTCCTCCGAAGCTATTTCCCGGGAACGCTGGGGGCGGAGCGGGAGATGGGTGCCCGCCTCCGGGGTTTCTGGCGCCGTTTTCGGGACGAGGAGCCCTGA
- a CDS encoding response regulator, which yields MSQSRFVDLLQKLKEAPSSEDFAGILLPYLAERTESRYALWRCAAPRRAGWLYCGDSGRLFRLERDDLAVVHILAGLPGNKRESDVAPLLRGRRLDPRLLLRRSSLAGEELFLVAGCETAYTEREHACFEDDATLAILALDARTAWQMESRRIVLGEQINAAFLSLDLGMEDLSASGRGNADSERVREQLVLLRAHVEALLCASCVRDLSPMLLSLGDSLARLDALGQAWRNLLGREWSCTFASFPKERFLSQGAAFLLTGLVEYCFCEMNAPAVACMATLEEGELEVAFEVLSSGEVTPGPLRSLLNRQIEMYAESCNITHTSGGLFWKLRLPLFVSGKQRIGRAEERATPPTVLVVDDSLVNRKLLEGILQRWGCDVLCARDGEEALGFLERNSVDLVLMDVFMPVLGGYGATREIRRRGITVPVVALTAGGAGGALEALEAGMDDYAMKPVTPQLLRDILAQWTGFVVEEDGEVEDMGRLVAAVFREELPQIREGLLGALEGGDAKIIGLWANRLKGAAAQAGRIEEFQIALALEEAAGNGKPLDVFFDRVRSLSVSPV from the coding sequence ATGTCGCAGAGCCGGTTCGTGGACCTGTTACAGAAACTCAAAGAAGCCCCCAGCAGCGAGGATTTTGCAGGAATTCTGCTGCCTTATCTCGCGGAACGCACGGAAAGCCGATATGCCCTCTGGCGCTGTGCGGCGCCCCGCCGCGCCGGCTGGCTCTACTGCGGAGATTCCGGACGCCTCTTTCGTCTCGAAAGGGACGATTTGGCGGTGGTGCACATCCTTGCGGGTCTTCCCGGGAACAAGCGCGAAAGCGACGTGGCGCCCCTTCTCCGAGGGCGGCGTCTCGATCCCCGACTGCTTCTGAGGCGCAGCAGCCTCGCAGGGGAGGAGCTTTTTCTCGTCGCGGGGTGCGAGACGGCCTACACGGAACGTGAACATGCCTGTTTCGAGGACGATGCGACGTTGGCGATTCTCGCTCTGGATGCCCGGACGGCCTGGCAGATGGAGAGCCGACGAATCGTTCTCGGAGAACAGATCAACGCCGCGTTTCTCTCCCTGGATCTCGGCATGGAGGATCTGTCCGCATCCGGGCGAGGCAACGCCGATTCCGAAAGAGTGCGGGAGCAGCTCGTCCTTCTCCGGGCGCACGTGGAGGCACTCCTGTGTGCTTCCTGTGTGCGGGATCTTTCCCCCATGCTTCTTTCCCTTGGTGATTCCCTTGCCCGTCTCGACGCTTTGGGGCAGGCGTGGCGTAATCTTTTGGGGAGAGAGTGGAGTTGCACCTTTGCGTCGTTTCCCAAGGAGAGGTTTCTTTCCCAGGGGGCGGCGTTTTTGCTGACGGGACTTGTGGAATACTGTTTCTGCGAGATGAATGCCCCCGCGGTGGCCTGCATGGCGACGCTCGAAGAGGGGGAGCTGGAAGTGGCCTTCGAGGTTCTTTCCTCTGGAGAGGTGACCCCAGGTCCTCTGCGGTCCCTCCTGAATCGCCAGATCGAGATGTACGCCGAGTCCTGCAACATCACCCACACCTCGGGAGGACTGTTCTGGAAGCTTCGACTCCCGTTGTTCGTTTCGGGGAAACAGAGGATCGGAAGGGCGGAGGAACGGGCGACGCCACCGACGGTGCTCGTCGTCGACGACAGTTTGGTGAACCGAAAACTGCTCGAGGGCATTCTCCAACGGTGGGGATGCGATGTCCTCTGCGCCAGGGATGGCGAAGAGGCGCTGGGCTTTCTGGAGCGGAATTCCGTGGATCTTGTGCTCATGGATGTCTTCATGCCGGTTCTCGGTGGATACGGAGCGACTCGGGAGATACGGAGAAGGGGCATTACCGTTCCGGTGGTGGCGCTCACGGCGGGTGGCGCAGGGGGTGCTCTCGAAGCGCTCGAGGCAGGAATGGACGATTATGCCATGAAGCCTGTGACACCGCAGCTTCTCCGGGACATCCTCGCCCAATGGACGGGTTTCGTCGTGGAGGAGGATGGCGAGGTGGAGGACATGGGACGACTGGTGGCAGCGGTTTTTCGGGAAGAGCTTCCCCAGATTCGGGAAGGACTTCTCGGCGCCCTTGAAGGCGGGGACGCGAAAATCATCGGATTATGGGCTAACCGCCTCAAGGGTGCGGCTGCCCAGGCGGGAAGGATCGAGGAATTCCAGATTGCGCTGGCCCTTGAAGAAGCCGCCGGGAACGGAAAGCCCCTGGATGTGTTTTTCGATCGCGTGCGCTCTTTGAGCGTCTCGCCGGTGTGA
- a CDS encoding HAD family hydrolase: MNGFAASAPFWHPAWAQGILFDWDGVLAETRLSFAPIYERFFGGKRVMLLEVLSQLEESVRKDLEQALFDVEMNGAENAEPVPGAMDVLRWLEERNMPWCVVSRNCRESVERAASVCGIPLPPFVFTRDVAPVKPEPGAFWNAARALGIPPRECVVVGDFLYDLIGARRAGMRALLVQRYDEDWCQWADLSLPRMTDLVDFLERPLPLLPWEYAHLDPEQLQKNWEIRGVLPGASPRVGEVAERAAALGVGTLVVSGNLLLQASQWQNWSGLSCEWLGQPLVRVCHGVLGARFPFLEILEGEEGTVLLPSDPDDVAAVLDAYLSRLEGRRCS; the protein is encoded by the coding sequence ATGAACGGCTTTGCTGCTTCCGCGCCTTTCTGGCACCCTGCCTGGGCGCAGGGGATTCTCTTCGATTGGGATGGCGTTCTCGCGGAGACGCGTCTCAGTTTTGCTCCCATCTACGAGCGATTTTTCGGCGGAAAACGGGTTATGCTGCTCGAAGTTCTTTCTCAATTGGAGGAAAGCGTCCGGAAGGATCTGGAACAGGCGCTTTTCGACGTGGAGATGAACGGGGCTGAAAACGCCGAACCTGTTCCCGGTGCGATGGACGTGTTACGATGGCTCGAAGAGCGCAACATGCCATGGTGCGTTGTCTCCCGGAACTGTCGGGAGTCTGTGGAGCGCGCCGCGTCGGTCTGTGGCATTCCTCTGCCTCCCTTCGTGTTCACCCGGGATGTGGCGCCGGTGAAACCGGAACCGGGCGCGTTCTGGAACGCCGCACGAGCGCTGGGGATTCCACCGCGGGAGTGTGTCGTCGTGGGTGATTTCCTTTACGATCTCATCGGCGCCCGGAGGGCCGGTATGCGAGCACTTCTCGTGCAGCGCTACGATGAGGATTGGTGCCAGTGGGCGGATCTTTCCCTCCCTCGCATGACCGATCTCGTGGATTTTCTGGAGAGGCCTCTTCCTCTCCTGCCGTGGGAGTATGCGCATCTTGATCCGGAGCAGCTTCAAAAAAACTGGGAAATACGAGGAGTTCTTCCCGGGGCATCGCCACGTGTGGGCGAAGTTGCTGAGCGGGCAGCCGCTCTTGGTGTCGGTACCCTGGTTGTTTCTGGGAATCTTCTGCTGCAGGCATCCCAGTGGCAGAACTGGTCGGGACTCTCCTGCGAATGGCTGGGGCAGCCGTTGGTTCGGGTTTGCCATGGGGTGCTCGGAGCCCGCTTTCCCTTTCTTGAAATCCTCGAAGGCGAGGAGGGGACGGTGCTCCTTCCGTCCGATCCCGATGATGTGGCCGCCGTTTTGGATGCATATCTGTCTCGCCTTGAGGGGAGGCGGTGTTCGTGA
- a CDS encoding YdcF family protein: protein MDPAFVLYKILGTFLVPPGVFVLFFVLFAAAAFRRPRKPFLGGALSVSGVLFFLLCLPATARLITGTLEHAWKAVPPPENCRWAVVVLGGGIHLGEAPEDAAPGAHTLERLFGAWELLQDDKEWPVIFCGAATRKGFPSEAKIMEATLRKLGWRGTAILDENSRTTWENLTAARDHLGPLKAEGVILVTNAFHMSRAYETALRILSVPVHPYPAGYLTDKGSLTWYEFLPQGGAFLDTLTGFRERLGAAAYRLFR from the coding sequence ATGGACCCGGCCTTCGTTCTCTACAAAATTCTCGGAACGTTCCTGGTACCGCCGGGAGTGTTTGTCTTGTTTTTCGTTCTTTTTGCAGCCGCCGCATTCCGACGCCCCCGAAAACCTTTCCTCGGCGGGGCACTGTCTGTGTCCGGTGTTCTCTTTTTTCTCCTCTGTCTTCCCGCAACCGCCCGACTGATCACGGGAACTCTGGAACACGCCTGGAAGGCCGTACCTCCTCCGGAAAACTGCCGTTGGGCTGTCGTGGTCCTCGGCGGAGGAATCCACCTCGGTGAAGCACCGGAGGACGCAGCACCGGGAGCGCATACGCTCGAACGGCTTTTCGGAGCATGGGAACTCCTTCAGGATGATAAGGAATGGCCCGTGATCTTCTGTGGTGCGGCAACGCGGAAAGGATTTCCCTCCGAGGCGAAAATCATGGAGGCGACATTGCGCAAGCTGGGATGGCGCGGAACAGCGATTCTCGACGAGAACTCCCGCACGACTTGGGAAAATCTCACCGCCGCGAGGGATCATCTCGGTCCCTTGAAAGCGGAGGGGGTTATTCTGGTGACAAATGCCTTTCACATGTCAAGAGCATATGAAACGGCTCTCCGGATCCTTTCCGTACCGGTCCATCCCTATCCGGCGGGGTACCTTACGGACAAAGGGAGCCTCACGTGGTACGAATTCCTGCCCCAGGGAGGAGCATTTCTGGACACTCTGACGGGGTTCAGGGAACGACTAGGTGCTGCAGCCTACCGCCTCTTCCGTTAA